A section of the Bacteroidales bacterium genome encodes:
- a CDS encoding SiaB family protein kinase: protein MIAEKEIILDFKGQINFETIGVLLNKYNNKTNTLKINEQVAKRVYSIIVECLENIYFHCSIPEKENLGNIKYISEFSLQKDDKEFIIISQNLINNNIIGKLKEKIDLVNSLDKKGLKELYKKFIMGSEYTERGSVGLGIIDIAKTSGNTINYKFEPVDNNNSYYTMQVTVSI from the coding sequence ATGATTGCTGAAAAAGAAATTATACTAGATTTTAAAGGTCAAATAAATTTTGAAACAATAGGTGTTCTGTTAAATAAATATAACAATAAAACAAACACCCTGAAAATTAATGAGCAAGTTGCTAAAAGAGTTTACTCTATTATAGTTGAATGTCTTGAAAACATTTATTTCCATTGCTCAATACCGGAAAAAGAAAATTTAGGTAATATCAAATATATTTCCGAATTTAGTTTACAAAAAGACGATAAAGAATTTATAATAATTTCACAAAATCTTATAAATAATAATATTATTGGTAAATTAAAAGAAAAAATTGACTTAGTTAATTCTTTAGACAAAAAAGGACTAAAAGAATTATATAAAAAATTTATAATGGGTTCTGAATATACAGAAAGAGGAAGTGTTGGCTTAGGAATCATTGACATTGCAAAAACATCAGGCAATACTATAAACTATAAATTTGAACCTGTTGACAATAATAATTCATATTATACAATGCAAGTTACAGTATCAATTTAA
- a CDS encoding WD40 repeat domain-containing protein — protein MKILQLNLLILFILSNFAFSQTSNYEKVLKGHDYTVLCLDTDTSGNYLTSGSYDTNIILWDFSTGKQLKKYQGHNSGIWSIKISPDNKYIASGSWDNNVFAKGSSINCLSILDLKTFETVKLLSIKPDRYKTLRFIPELDDSTANGIRKISFKPDGSKIAAITCSGDLFIWDIDNNFNQNVLSYSKTQHELIDISPDWEYLVCCERKRRMVDSCFYFISIENNEILAKFDNPQKTIIDVCFSNNLNYIASIGGNRIKRNEIYLWDIGSQGLIMTLKGHSNVIRSLDFSKNDKFLVSVGEDNLINLWNILTGELIISFTENNEKELTSVIFSVDDKYLITGSQDKTIKYWNIADLIETN, from the coding sequence ATGAAGATACTGCAACTAAACCTGTTGATACTATTTATTCTGAGTAATTTCGCTTTTTCTCAGACAAGTAATTATGAGAAAGTTTTAAAAGGACATGATTATACAGTTTTATGCCTTGATACAGATACAAGTGGCAATTATCTGACTTCTGGTTCGTATGATACTAATATAATTCTTTGGGATTTTTCGACAGGTAAACAATTAAAAAAATACCAAGGTCATAACTCTGGAATTTGGAGTATAAAAATTTCCCCTGATAATAAATATATTGCCAGTGGTTCTTGGGACAACAATGTATTTGCTAAAGGTAGTTCAATTAATTGTTTAAGTATATTAGATTTAAAAACTTTTGAGACTGTCAAATTACTTTCAATTAAACCGGATAGATATAAAACTTTAAGATTTATTCCAGAGCTAGATGATTCAACGGCAAATGGAATAAGAAAGATTTCTTTCAAACCCGATGGTTCTAAAATAGCTGCAATAACATGTAGTGGAGATTTATTCATTTGGGATATTGACAATAATTTTAATCAAAATGTTTTAAGTTATAGTAAAACACAGCATGAATTAATAGACATAAGTCCTGATTGGGAATATTTAGTCTGTTGTGAGAGAAAAAGAAGGATGGTTGATTCTTGTTTCTACTTTATATCGATTGAAAACAATGAGATACTAGCTAAATTCGATAATCCACAAAAAACAATAATTGATGTTTGTTTTTCAAATAATTTAAATTATATAGCAAGTATTGGTGGCAATAGGATTAAAAGAAATGAAATTTATTTATGGGATATTGGTTCTCAGGGTTTAATTATGACATTAAAAGGTCATTCTAATGTCATACGGTCTTTGGATTTTAGTAAAAATGACAAATTTTTGGTAAGTGTGGGTGAAGATAACCTTATTAATCTGTGGAATATTCTAACAGGAGAATTAATAATTTCATTTACTGAAAACAATGAGAAAGAATTAACATCAGTGATATTTTCAGTTGATGATAAATACTTGATAACTGGCTCACAAGACAAAACAATAAAGTATTGGAATATAGCAGATTTAATAGAAACTAATTAG
- a CDS encoding PadR family transcriptional regulator translates to MKIENTQAQMRKGVLEYCILSVLSRNDAYASDIIKELKEAKIIVVEGTLYPLLTRLKNALFLSYRWEESTQGPPRKYYELTSKGKEFLNKLDISWNELVGAVKLIRNKK, encoded by the coding sequence ATGAAAATAGAAAACACACAAGCACAAATGCGAAAAGGGGTACTGGAATATTGTATTCTCTCAGTGCTTTCGCGAAACGATGCTTATGCTTCAGACATAATAAAGGAACTGAAAGAAGCTAAAATTATCGTTGTAGAAGGCACCCTGTATCCTTTGTTAACACGACTTAAAAACGCTCTTTTTTTAAGCTACCGCTGGGAAGAATCAACACAGGGTCCACCACGCAAATATTATGAGCTTACATCAAAAGGCAAGGAATTCTTAAATAAACTTGATATTTCCTGGAACGAACTTGTTGGTGCAGTTAAATTAATCAGAAATAAAAAATAA
- a CDS encoding aminopeptidase yields MKNPIFKNLLKLLFSILFIQGGIIFAQEEEETKEEGYIFTIEKQIKTTSVKDQFRSGTCWSFSAISFLETELLRLGKGEYDLSEMFTIWYSYSDKAKKYVRLHGSLNFGGGGAFSDVINVIRNYGIVPESVYSGKVIGEDGHVHGEMDLVLKNYVDGVIKNKNKKLTPVWHDGLNSLLKTYLGEAPETFTYKGKEYNPKSYATELGLNLDDYISITSYTHHPFYTKFILEVPDNWSWDKYYNIPLDDMIKVIDNAINNGYSVAWAGDISEKGFSWKKGVAIIPEKNLKEMSDAEVTKWEQLPQKEKDKKLYDFEKPGKEKVITQEIRQEAFNNYQTTDDHGIHITGIAKDQNGTKYYYVKNSWNISEDKAYKGYFYASVPFIRYKTMDIMVHKDAIPKEIAKKLGL; encoded by the coding sequence ATGAAAAATCCAATTTTTAAAAACCTATTAAAATTATTGTTTTCTATTCTTTTTATACAGGGTGGTATTATTTTTGCGCAGGAAGAAGAAGAAACAAAAGAAGAAGGATACATTTTTACTATCGAAAAACAAATTAAAACTACTTCTGTTAAAGATCAATTCCGTTCAGGTACTTGTTGGAGTTTTTCAGCAATATCGTTTTTAGAAACGGAGTTGTTAAGACTGGGCAAAGGAGAATACGATTTGTCAGAAATGTTTACTATATGGTATTCATATTCCGACAAAGCAAAAAAATATGTCAGACTGCACGGAAGCCTTAATTTTGGTGGTGGTGGTGCATTCAGCGATGTAATTAACGTAATTCGTAATTACGGAATAGTTCCAGAAAGTGTTTATTCGGGTAAAGTAATCGGAGAAGATGGTCATGTTCATGGGGAAATGGACTTAGTGTTAAAAAACTATGTTGATGGTGTAATTAAAAATAAAAACAAAAAATTAACTCCTGTTTGGCATGATGGTTTAAATAGTTTATTAAAAACTTATTTGGGAGAAGCTCCCGAAACATTTACCTACAAGGGAAAAGAGTATAATCCAAAAAGTTATGCAACAGAATTAGGTCTTAACCTTGACGACTATATTTCAATTACTTCATACACACATCATCCGTTTTATACAAAATTTATACTTGAAGTTCCTGACAACTGGTCATGGGATAAATATTACAATATTCCTCTTGATGATATGATAAAAGTTATTGATAATGCAATAAATAATGGTTATTCTGTTGCATGGGCAGGTGATATTTCCGAAAAGGGATTTTCATGGAAAAAAGGTGTAGCAATTATACCTGAAAAAAACCTTAAAGAAATGTCTGATGCTGAAGTTACAAAATGGGAACAACTGCCTCAGAAAGAAAAAGATAAGAAACTTTATGATTTTGAAAAACCAGGGAAAGAAAAAGTTATAACACAAGAAATTCGTCAGGAAGCATTCAATAATTATCAAACTACAGACGACCATGGCATTCATATAACAGGTATTGCTAAAGACCAAAACGGAACAAAATATTATTATGTAAAAAATTCATGGAATATTTCTGAAGACAAAGCTTATAAAGGATATTTTTACGCATCGGTACCATTTATCAGATATAAAACAATGGATATTATGGTGCATAAAGATGCTATCCCAAAAGAAATTGCAAAGAAGTTAGGATTGTAG
- a CDS encoding WD40 repeat domain-containing protein: MKILQLNLLILFILSNFAFSQTSNYEKVLKGHDYTVLCLDTDTSGNYLTSGSYDTDIILWDFSTGKQLKKYQGHNSGIWSIKISPDNKYIASGSWDNNVFAKGSSINCLSILDLKTFETVKLLSIKPDRYKTLRFIPELDDSTANGIRKISFKPDGSKIAAITCSGDLFIWDIDNNFNQNVLRYSKTQHELLDISPDWEYLVCCERKRRMVDSCFYFISIENNEILAKFDNPQKTIIYVCFSNNSNYIASIGGNRIKRNEIYLWDIGSQDLIMTLKGHSNVIRSLDFSKNDKFLVSVGEDNLINLWNILTGELIISFTENNEKELTSVIFSVDDKYLITGSQDKTIKYWNIADLIETN; encoded by the coding sequence ATGAAGATACTACAACTAAACCTGTTGATACTATTTATTCTGAGTAATTTCGCTTTTTCTCAGACAAGTAATTATGAGAAAGTTTTAAAAGGACATGATTATACGGTTTTATGCCTTGATACAGATACAAGTGGCAATTATCTGACTTCTGGTTCGTATGATACTGATATAATTCTTTGGGATTTTTCGACAGGTAAACAATTAAAAAAATACCAAGGTCATAACTCTGGTATTTGGAGTATAAAAATTTCCCCTGATAATAAATATATTGCCAGTGGTTCTTGGGACAACAATGTATTTGCTAAAGGCAGTTCAATTAATTGTTTAAGTATATTAGATTTAAAAACTTTTGAAACTGTCAAATTACTTTCAATTAAACCGGATAGATATAAAACTTTAAGATTTATTCCAGAGTTAGATGATTCAACAGCAAATGGAATAAGAAAGATTTCTTTCAAACCTGATGGTTCTAAAATAGCTGCAATAACATGTAGTGGAGATTTATTCATTTGGGATATTGACAATAATTTTAATCAAAATGTTTTAAGATATAGTAAAACACAGCATGAATTATTAGACATAAGTCCTGATTGGGAATATTTAGTCTGTTGTGAAAGAAAAAGAAGGATGGTTGATTCTTGTTTCTACTTTATATCGATTGAAAACAATGAGATACTAGCTAAATTCGATAATCCACAAAAAACAATAATTTATGTTTGTTTTTCAAATAATTCAAATTATATAGCGAGTATTGGTGGCAATAGGATTAAAAGAAATGAAATTTATTTATGGGATATTGGTTCTCAGGATTTAATTATGACATTAAAAGGTCATTCTAATGTCATACGGTCTTTGGATTTTAGTAAAAATGACAAATTTTTGGTAAGTGTGGGTGAAGATAACCTTATTAATCTGTGGAATATTCTAACAGGAGAATTAATAATTTCATTTACTGAAAACAATGAGAAAGAATTAACATCAGTGATATTTTCAGTTGATGATAAATACTTGATAACTGGCTCACAAGACAAAACAATAAAGTATTGGAATATAGCAGATTTAATAGAAACTAATTAA
- a CDS encoding PspC domain-containing protein, giving the protein MKKTVTININGIIFNIDEDAYEKLQNYLVSINNRFSNTEEGREIILDIEARIGELFQEKVTDGKQVISIEDVERIIEIMGNPEDFSEEEEDKTEEDVLKDKYYYRRHRKFYRDPDNKVFGGVCSGLAAYFNIDPVILRIITIVLFIFAIPFTLITYIILWIVIPEAITTAQKLEMRGEKVTVSNIEKTIKEEVQNVKENFQKIKKSKTYDRTRETTNQVINVLGDIVRIAFKIVLIIIGIAFIIAGISMILSLLGAFIFSGFYFSPTFLDLHHMIYIPDFMNLFVNAESITLFSISLFLLIIIPVIAILYGGLKLVFRFKANDKAFWLTSLFAWILSLMILISLSFIELKNYSTKGKNKEIHIIENTVSEVLYIDINNSDFNENDDTYIVEEDDFIILSDENNSKIFIRPKFDIIKNSNIDNIQLIIKKEARGKNKREASKNAERIIYNWVQQDSVLKLDPYFTLPEGEKWNAPGIELILKLPEGKSVFLSEDMEDIIYDIDNIENIWDGHMGGKKWIMKPNGLSRCKH; this is encoded by the coding sequence ATGAAAAAGACAGTAACAATTAACATAAATGGCATCATTTTTAATATTGATGAAGATGCATATGAAAAACTCCAGAACTATTTAGTATCAATAAACAACCGTTTTTCAAATACTGAAGAAGGTCGTGAAATAATTTTAGATATTGAAGCAAGAATTGGAGAGCTATTTCAGGAAAAAGTAACTGACGGCAAACAAGTTATTTCAATTGAAGATGTTGAAAGAATAATTGAAATAATGGGTAACCCTGAAGATTTCTCTGAGGAAGAAGAAGATAAAACGGAAGAAGATGTTCTTAAAGACAAATATTATTACAGAAGACACAGAAAATTTTATCGCGACCCTGACAACAAAGTGTTCGGTGGTGTTTGTAGCGGACTTGCTGCATATTTTAATATTGACCCTGTAATATTACGTATTATAACTATAGTTTTGTTTATTTTTGCAATTCCTTTTACTTTAATTACATATATAATTCTTTGGATAGTAATTCCTGAAGCTATAACTACTGCCCAGAAACTCGAAATGAGAGGCGAGAAGGTAACAGTATCAAATATTGAAAAAACAATCAAAGAAGAAGTTCAAAATGTTAAAGAAAATTTTCAAAAAATCAAAAAATCTAAAACATACGATAGAACCCGGGAAACTACAAATCAAGTAATAAATGTATTGGGTGATATTGTTAGAATTGCGTTTAAAATTGTTTTAATAATAATTGGTATTGCTTTTATAATTGCAGGAATTAGTATGATATTAAGTTTATTAGGAGCGTTTATTTTTAGCGGTTTCTATTTTTCACCTACATTTTTAGACCTACATCATATGATTTATATTCCTGATTTTATGAACTTGTTCGTAAATGCTGAAAGTATTACATTATTTTCTATCTCTTTGTTTTTATTAATTATTATACCTGTAATTGCTATTTTATATGGAGGATTAAAATTAGTTTTCAGATTTAAAGCAAATGATAAAGCATTTTGGCTCACAAGTTTATTTGCATGGATATTAAGTCTTATGATTCTTATTTCACTATCTTTTATTGAATTGAAAAACTATTCAACAAAAGGTAAAAATAAAGAAATCCATATAATTGAAAATACAGTTTCTGAAGTTCTTTATATTGATATTAATAATAGCGATTTCAATGAAAATGATGACACCTATATAGTTGAAGAAGATGATTTTATTATTCTTTCGGATGAAAACAACAGTAAAATTTTTATTCGTCCAAAATTTGATATTATTAAAAACTCAAATATTGATAATATCCAATTGATAATTAAAAAAGAGGCAAGGGGTAAAAACAAGAGGGAAGCTTCCAAAAATGCCGAAAGAATAATTTATAACTGGGTACAACAGGATTCTGTTTTAAAACTCGACCCATATTTTACTTTACCTGAAGGAGAAAAATGGAATGCTCCCGGAATTGAATTAATATTAAAACTTCCCGAAGGAAAATCAGTATTTTTATCTGAAGATATGGAAGATATTATTTATGATATTGATAATATTGAAAATATCTGGGATGGTCATATGGGAGGAAAAAAATGGATAATGAAACCAAATGGATTATCACGTTGTAAGCATTAA
- a CDS encoding DUF1987 domain-containing protein, whose amino-acid sequence MKVFISDPSGTTPKVLFDPTNNKFEISGYSRPEDVRAFYKPIISWLKDFGKEIDSVKGFNKPIEFNFKLIYFNSSSAKFLLDILIEINNFHKKGVSVSINWYYDDGDDDMKEVGEDLSEMVDFPFKYIAVYEK is encoded by the coding sequence ATGAAGGTATTCATTTCAGATCCATCAGGTACTACACCAAAAGTTCTTTTTGATCCAACAAATAATAAATTTGAAATATCCGGTTATTCCCGCCCGGAAGATGTTAGGGCATTTTACAAACCTATTATAAGCTGGTTAAAGGATTTTGGTAAAGAAATTGATTCAGTTAAGGGGTTTAACAAACCCATTGAATTTAATTTTAAACTCATCTATTTTAATAGTTCGTCTGCTAAATTTCTTTTAGATATTTTGATTGAAATAAACAATTTTCACAAAAAAGGAGTATCAGTAAGTATTAACTGGTATTATGATGACGGTGATGATGATATGAAAGAAGTAGGTGAAGATCTTTCCGAAATGGTTGATTTCCCATTCAAATATATTGCTGTTTACGAGAAGTAA
- a CDS encoding universal stress protein: MDKKTESILILWDFSKSCEISLLHAIQLHKVVENKIILLYIIPSGGLFSNKSKIESQKKEAINKLKSIAEKTFNENKVKPEIIVEDGNVSKIIKKIMDKINTNLIIMGESFKLSSSTYSFKDILKATENYNIPVIMTTLPPTHTHYSEIVVPLDHHKKYKEKLHWIIFLSKYYNFNINIIKPYVSDELLKKQMANNVFFTKKMLDNKKIVYGIKTAKKTESFPDAIQKFTKDIEADLIVVMISEFNSYIANKNKSKAPVMCMTPRTDLRKFGGFN; encoded by the coding sequence ATGGATAAAAAGACAGAGAGTATTCTTATTCTATGGGACTTTTCAAAATCATGTGAAATCTCTCTCTTACATGCTATTCAACTACACAAGGTAGTTGAAAATAAAATTATTCTGTTATATATAATACCAAGCGGAGGCCTTTTTTCAAATAAATCAAAAATTGAAAGTCAAAAAAAAGAAGCTATTAATAAATTAAAATCAATTGCTGAAAAAACCTTTAACGAAAACAAGGTTAAACCTGAAATAATAGTAGAAGATGGCAATGTTTCTAAAATTATCAAGAAAATAATGGATAAAATAAATACAAACTTGATAATCATGGGGGAATCTTTTAAATTAAGTAGTTCTACTTATTCATTTAAAGATATATTAAAAGCAACAGAAAACTACAATATCCCTGTTATTATGACCACATTGCCTCCTACACATACTCATTATTCTGAAATAGTTGTTCCGCTTGACCACCATAAAAAATACAAAGAAAAACTTCATTGGATTATTTTTCTATCTAAATATTATAATTTTAATATTAATATCATTAAACCATATGTAAGCGACGAACTATTAAAAAAACAAATGGCAAACAATGTGTTTTTTACAAAAAAAATGCTTGATAACAAAAAAATAGTTTATGGTATTAAAACAGCTAAAAAGACAGAATCATTCCCTGATGCAATTCAAAAATTTACAAAAGATATTGAAGCCGACCTTATTGTTGTGATGATAAGTGAATTTAACTCTTACATAGCAAATAAAAACAAATCAAAAGCACCTGTTATGTGTATGACACCAAGAACTGATTTGAGAAAATTTGGTGGGTTTAATTAG
- a CDS encoding DUF2797 domain-containing protein, whose product MELNGIFIKMQVILKKPVEYYLQIDDKNLYINDLIGKKIKFKFSGIINCIKCGNITRKSYGQGYCYPCFISIPETDICIFRPELCQAHVGISRDMEWSKKHCLQEHYVYFAISSGLKVGVTRKSNVPERWIDQGAIKAIKIAKTPNRHIAGLIEVELKKHFADKTNWRHMLTNEITQGINLLKEKENVKNLLAENLKSYLIDDKEITEIEYPVKYYPKKVKSINFDKVNKFEGILTGIKGQYLLFEDGSVLNVRKHNGYVVGINY is encoded by the coding sequence ATGGAATTAAACGGAATATTTATAAAAATGCAGGTAATTTTGAAAAAACCTGTTGAATATTATCTTCAAATTGATGATAAAAATCTTTATATAAATGATTTGATAGGAAAGAAAATAAAATTCAAATTTTCAGGAATAATAAATTGTATTAAATGTGGCAATATAACCAGAAAATCATATGGGCAAGGTTATTGTTATCCATGTTTTATTAGTATTCCCGAAACAGATATTTGTATTTTTCGTCCTGAGTTATGTCAGGCACATGTGGGGATTTCAAGAGATATGGAATGGTCAAAAAAACATTGTTTGCAGGAGCATTATGTTTACTTTGCTATTTCAAGTGGCTTAAAAGTTGGAGTAACAAGGAAAAGCAATGTGCCTGAACGCTGGATTGACCAAGGGGCTATTAAAGCAATAAAAATTGCAAAAACACCAAACAGACACATTGCCGGATTGATTGAAGTTGAACTAAAAAAACATTTTGCTGATAAAACAAACTGGAGACACATGCTTACAAATGAAATAACACAAGGAATTAACCTGCTTAAAGAAAAAGAAAATGTAAAAAATTTATTAGCCGAAAATTTAAAATCATATCTGATTGATGATAAAGAAATAACAGAAATAGAATATCCTGTAAAATATTATCCCAAAAAAGTAAAAAGCATAAACTTTGATAAAGTAAATAAATTTGAAGGCATTTTAACCGGAATAAAAGGGCAGTATTTACTTTTTGAAGATGGTAGTGTGCTGAATGTCAGGAAACATAATGGGTATGTTGTTGGGATAAATTATTAA
- a CDS encoding PD-(D/E)XK nuclease family protein: MNDNTKTELSNLIKDPKLEELSLSLHTPNFFSILNATKTEIRHSNFLAWLMSPNESHNLNTIFIKWFLKEIFSSEKIDWANEFSLDSFNLHSIKIYREWQNIDILILHKDFVIVIENKVDSSEHSRQLKKYSKIVNDSFPKLNKAFVFLTIDGLNPKDEEDASQYISIDYGLIKSLIEIILSVYKNSLSQRIQYYIEDYLLVLNRYIMKEHESVKLAQELYKNHKEAINFIIENIPDKIAEVREIIEDTIVEEGYVLETCNKYYARFLTKNLSTIIPKSGIWGWKGNESFLFEVAYWEKGLSLKFVISPGNEKNRQLLSEIMKSLPKSKKATGKKWWTFYSDARKVNFTNEKYDDKEEIKSLIQKLIRDNKELINKVENKIIDIKEKFEK, translated from the coding sequence ATGAATGATAATACTAAAACGGAATTAAGTAATTTGATTAAAGACCCAAAATTGGAAGAATTGTCTTTAAGTCTTCATACACCTAATTTCTTTAGCATTCTGAATGCGACTAAAACAGAAATTCGTCATTCAAATTTTCTTGCTTGGTTAATGTCCCCAAATGAGAGCCACAATTTGAATACTATATTTATTAAATGGTTTTTAAAAGAAATTTTCTCATCGGAAAAAATTGATTGGGCAAATGAATTTTCATTAGATTCATTTAACTTACATAGTATTAAAATATATAGAGAATGGCAGAATATTGATATATTAATTTTACACAAAGATTTTGTTATCGTTATTGAGAATAAGGTTGATTCTTCTGAACATTCAAGACAATTAAAAAAATATTCTAAAATTGTAAACGACTCTTTCCCTAAATTAAATAAGGCTTTTGTTTTTCTTACAATTGACGGACTAAATCCAAAGGACGAAGAAGATGCAAGTCAATATATTTCAATTGATTACGGATTAATTAAATCACTGATTGAAATTATTTTATCAGTTTACAAAAACTCTTTATCGCAAAGAATACAATATTACATTGAAGATTATCTTCTTGTTTTAAATAGGTACATTATGAAAGAACACGAATCAGTTAAATTGGCACAAGAACTTTACAAAAATCATAAGGAAGCAATTAATTTCATAATAGAAAATATACCAGATAAAATTGCAGAAGTTCGAGAAATAATTGAAGATACGATTGTTGAAGAAGGATACGTTCTTGAAACTTGCAACAAATATTATGCTCGTTTCCTAACTAAAAATTTGTCCACTATTATTCCAAAATCTGGAATTTGGGGATGGAAAGGAAATGAAAGTTTCTTATTTGAAGTGGCATATTGGGAAAAGGGATTGTCATTAAAGTTTGTTATTTCACCAGGGAATGAAAAGAATCGACAATTATTATCTGAAATTATGAAATCACTTCCTAAAAGCAAAAAAGCTACTGGTAAAAAATGGTGGACTTTTTATAGTGATGCAAGAAAGGTTAATTTCACCAATGAAAAATATGACGATAAAGAAGAAATAAAGTCGTTGATTCAAAAATTAATAAGAGACAACAAAGAATTGATAAATAAAGTTGAAAATAAAATAATTGATATAAAAGAAAAATTTGAAAAATAA
- a CDS encoding branched-chain amino acid aminotransferase, translating to MENIDWKNLPFGYIKTDYNIRCYYRNGKWGKLEVSSSEYINLHIAATSLHYGQEAFEGMKAFMGKDGKIRVFRWEENSKRMNRSAKELVMPEIPAEIFKQAIFKAIKMNKKFVPPYGSGASLYLRPLLIGSGAQVGVKPADEYLFMVFVTPVGPYFKGGLKPVKMLITKEFDRAAPLGTGHVKAGGNYAASLRAMIKASKGGFANVLFLDAKEKKYIDECGPANFFAIKNNTYITSKSDSILPSITNKCLMTLAEDMGMKVERRKIPVEELDTFEEVGACGTAAVISPINQFVDDETGKEYNFCNDGNPGPVSVKLYNRLLAIQTGDEQDKFNWNDFVKLKNE from the coding sequence ATGGAAAACATTGACTGGAAAAATCTTCCTTTTGGCTATATTAAAACTGATTATAATATTAGATGTTATTATCGTAATGGCAAATGGGGTAAATTAGAGGTATCTTCTTCTGAATATATTAATCTTCATATTGCAGCAACAAGCTTACATTACGGACAAGAAGCATTTGAAGGGATGAAAGCATTTATGGGAAAAGACGGAAAAATACGTGTTTTTCGTTGGGAAGAAAATTCAAAACGTATGAACAGGTCAGCTAAAGAATTAGTAATGCCCGAAATACCAGCCGAGATATTCAAACAGGCTATCTTTAAAGCAATAAAAATGAACAAAAAATTTGTTCCCCCATACGGTTCGGGAGCATCATTGTATCTTAGACCTTTGCTAATTGGTTCTGGGGCTCAAGTAGGAGTAAAACCTGCTGATGAATATCTGTTTATGGTTTTTGTTACACCGGTTGGTCCATATTTTAAAGGTGGATTAAAACCTGTAAAAATGCTTATTACAAAAGAGTTTGATCGTGCAGCTCCGCTTGGCACCGGGCATGTTAAAGCAGGCGGAAATTACGCAGCAAGTTTAAGGGCTATGATAAAAGCATCAAAAGGCGGATTTGCAAATGTGCTTTTCCTTGATGCAAAAGAAAAAAAATATATTGATGAATGTGGACCTGCAAATTTTTTTGCTATTAAAAATAATACTTACATAACATCTAAATCAGATTCAATTTTACCATCAATTACAAATAAATGTCTAATGACACTTGCTGAAGATATGGGAATGAAAGTTGAAAGAAGAAAAATCCCAGTAGAAGAGTTAGATACATTTGAAGAAGTAGGTGCATGTGGAACTGCTGCAGTAATCAGCCCAATCAACCAATTTGTTGATGATGAAACAGGAAAAGAATACAACTTCTGTAACGATGGTAATCCCGGACCTGTATCTGTTAAACTTTATAACAGGTTACTTGCTATTCAAACAGGCGATGAACAGGATAAATTTAATTGGAATGATTTTGTAAAATTAAAAAATGAATAA